The DNA window CGCTTAATATGATTCCTACACTGGCTTCTGGAACATCTATTCCTTCATCAAGTACTTTTGATGTCACTATGGCATTATAAGTTCCTGATTTGAATTTTTCAAGTATGAGATTTCGTTCCCTTGTAGTTGTTTTGTAAGTTATAGGAGGAATCAGAAATTCATCGGATATACGATATACCAGCTGATTGTGTTCTGTAAATATAAATACAAAATCATGTATGTGTTTTTTAAGGATATCTCTTAATTTTTCAACTTTTGCTGAACTGTTAAATGCAATTTCTCTTGCCCGGTTTCTCGCCAGTAACGCTTTCCTCGCTTCCGGATCGCTTCCACTTCTTATTACCAGTTTCTGGAAATCACCGGGACTTTTCATGGATATATTTTTCTTTTTTAAATAATCTGTAAATATAGAATGGTTCCTTTTATATTCTTTCTTTTCTTCATCTTTTAATGCAACAGTAATTTTTTCAATCCTGTATGGTGATAGATGTTTGCCTGAAAGACTGGACAACTCCTGCTCAAAAACCTTACCACCAACAAGTCGGTTTAATTCTTTATGAAGCCCATCTTCTCTTTCATAGGTGGCAGTTAACCCCATCCTGTATGGAGCTATAAACATTTCAGCAATTGTCCGGTATCCCTCAGCTGGTAAATGATGCACTTCATCAAAGACAATAAAATTGAATCGGTTACCGATTTTTTCTGCATGAATATAAGCTGAATCATATGTGGAAACAGTAATAGGCTGAATGTCCTTTTTACCACCGCCAAGTGCCCCGATTTCAATTGAGAAGGCTTTGCTAAGGATTGAACGCCACTGCTCCATCAGGTCTATCGTTGGAACAATCACGATAACAGGTGTGTTGCAGTACGCAATAGCGTCCACACCTATGAAGGTCTTACCGCTGCCGGTAGGAAGGACTATTACACCCTGATAATTGTTCTGAATCCATGAAGAAATAGCATCCTGCTGGTAATCTCTTAACTGTATATTATCTTTATACAAGTGTTTCAGCTCGGGACACGAAACAGGGTTAGGAACACTGTCTTTATATTCGATTGATGATTCTTTCAGGTAACTGATGATATTTTTATAATACAATCCATGAGCTCTGAAAGTTTTGCTGCGTTCATCCCAATAAGCATAAGGAACGCTTATGTTACCGTTGATTTTTACAGTTCCTTGATGATAAGTTAGTTCGGGTATATCAGCTGGCATTGTCTTATAACCACTAAACAATCAAGTGGCTTTGTAGAAAAACTTAACGAGAATTGGGGTTCAGAGGTAGAGAATCCAGATATTTCTGGATTTGTCAAAGGCAAAAGAACATCAGGTAACTTCAGCATCATGGATATATTCGGAAATACCTTCAAGAAAAACCCTAATGTTAAGAAAAACTGCAGGAGGATTTTAGCTAGATGTACAACTCTAACTCAACTGGTACAGATTTAAAAGAAAGGTCGCATTCCTCTCCCAGCTCGCGCAGGGAGTCTCCTGCGACCAATTGGGTGAACTACCACTTGGCTAAAGACCAAGTGGCTTCAGAAGGAGTTTAATCCAAAGAGCCTTACTCTTTAAATCAAAGATTTAAAGATATTTGTAAATTTTCAATGAAATTTTTAAAATGTAAACAAATGAAGTATTAAAACTAATTAATAATGCTAAGTAACGTTTTTTCGTTACGTATATAAGTGTTAATTACTTAAGTACTTATTAAGGGGAGTATATAAATGACAGGTGAATACAATAAAATCTTAATTGCTACCGATGGTTCAGAAAATTCCAAAAACGCAGTCCAATCAGGGATAAATCTTGCTAAAAATACAGGTGCAAAGGTATATACAGTATATATAATTGAACCTGTAAGTGC is part of the Methanohalobium evestigatum Z-7303 genome and encodes:
- a CDS encoding DEAD/DEAH box helicase family protein — translated: MPADIPELTYHQGTVKINGNISVPYAYWDERSKTFRAHGLYYKNIISYLKESSIEYKDSVPNPVSCPELKHLYKDNIQLRDYQQDAISSWIQNNYQGVIVLPTGSGKTFIGVDAIAYCNTPVIVIVPTIDLMEQWRSILSKAFSIEIGALGGGKKDIQPITVSTYDSAYIHAEKIGNRFNFIVFDEVHHLPAEGYRTIAEMFIAPYRMGLTATYEREDGLHKELNRLVGGKVFEQELSSLSGKHLSPYRIEKITVALKDEEKKEYKRNHSIFTDYLKKKNISMKSPGDFQKLVIRSGSDPEARKALLARNRAREIAFNSSAKVEKLRDILKKHIHDFVFIFTEHNQLVYRISDEFLIPPITYKTTTRERNLILEKFKSGTYNAIVTSKVLDEGIDVPEASVGIILSGTGSKREYIQRLGRILRKQKGKEAVLYEIVSAETSEINTSKRRKPAQ